Proteins co-encoded in one Kineosporia corallincola genomic window:
- a CDS encoding DUF7666 domain-containing protein: TLWESSTATLRESSTATLRGSSTATLWESSTATLRGSSTATLRGSSTATLRGSSTATLRESSTATLRESSTANTGPYTAVHLHSARATVNGNGHVIDVTALDLDTPGDWQAYYGLDADPETKGRLLVFKAVDSELFAGQGHIRTAYPIGETVTATDWDPEPYCGRGLHFSPSASGAESYFQGSGQPRFLVCSIAADFVPLGDKIKAPSCVVLYEVDKHGREVQS; this comes from the coding sequence CACCCTGTGGGAGTCGAGCACGGCCACCCTGCGGGAGTCGAGCACGGCCACCCTGCGGGGGTCGAGCACGGCCACCCTGTGGGAGTCGAGCACGGCCACCCTGCGGGGGTCGAGCACGGCCACCCTGCGGGGGTCGAGCACGGCCACCCTGCGGGGGTCGAGCACGGCCACCCTGCGGGAGTCGAGCACGGCCACCCTGCGGGAGTCGAGCACGGCCAATACCGGCCCCTACACTGCCGTCCACCTCCACTCCGCTCGGGCGACCGTCAACGGCAACGGGCACGTCATCGACGTCACGGCCTTGGATCTCGATACACCCGGCGACTGGCAGGCGTACTACGGCCTCGACGCCGACCCGGAGACCAAGGGGCGACTGCTGGTCTTCAAGGCCGTCGATTCTGAGTTGTTCGCCGGGCAGGGGCACATTCGGACCGCTTACCCGATCGGAGAGACGGTCACCGCCACGGACTGGGATCCGGAGCCGTATTGCGGTCGGGGTCTTCACTTCTCGCCGTCCGCATCGGGGGCCGAGTCGTACTTCCAGGGGAGCGGGCAGCCCCGATTCCTGGTCTGCTCGATCGCCGCCGATTTCGTTCCGCTGGGCGACAAGATCAAGGCTCCGTCGTGTGTCGTGTTGTACGAGGTGGACAAGCACGGGCGGGAGGTGCAGTCGTGA